GCTAGGAACGAGTTCCACCACATAATCACGAACGGAGTGGCAAGCGAGGGGCCTAGTTTACTCTTCCTCGAATGTATTTTTATGTGTAATTTTGTGACTATTCGCTTAGCTTTTCCTCTTCCTTCGTAAATAATTTTTCCAACTCCAAAATCTCTCCCCTTTCACagtgaataaaagaaaatatatagaaGGGAAAAGTAGGTTTCAAAAATGGGGGGAAAGGGATCAAAAAAGGACAGAAACGAGGGCCCAAATTCGAAATTCAAACCTCCCCAAATCTTTCACCATTTCGGACAAACACCCTTTTCTATCAAGTTTCGTcccattccggaagaggaaaTGGGACAACCACGTGCTGCTGCCTGTTGCGATTCGTACAAGTTGGAGAGAGGCGTGAAGGAAGAGGACAAGGAAGAGCAGAGTACTTTGCATTTCTCGCTGCTTTCTGTCTATCTCCATTTGGAGTCATTTGAAAACCAACATTATTTGATTGTCGTTGTAGCGTGTTGAtggcgccattttgatatgGCGTGAACATGCCATCTGCTTCTGTGTATTGACGCCGCCTGAGTGCCGTTTGAACGAAACGTGGCCCTGTCGTTTACTGGAAACGCTGATGTTGGCATTTTGAGACGCTGATGTCGCTTCTGGGTTTTCTTTGTTGAAATTTGAGTGGGCCGGGTCGGATGTTTTGGAATTGGGTTGGAGGAATTGTTTTTGCTTATGCAGCTGCTGAAAATTGCACTGCTGATGGGCCTGGGTCGGCTAGAATTAGGAGGAAAGTTGGAATTGAAAACGGATTGGGGTGAGGGAAGAGAAAATGGGCCGCTGGGAATGGAAGGGTTGCTGGAAATTTAAAGGAAGACCCAAAATTTAGTCTTAAAGTGGGTTTGAGCAAAAGGTTAGATTAGGCTAAAATTGTAATTAGATAATGGCCTAAATAAAGTTCAAAGGTAACCAAATCGAAATTAATCGATGAATTTGGTCGAAccttaaataaaatgaattaatacaaattaattaatgagcttctcaatcttaacaaaataagataattaatttaattataaaccaattattttttaaaattaaacataatttaaactaaactaattttaatagaatatttaaaataaacccttttgaaatggttttcaaatatttatgaaatataccaattatatctataaatttatatgaaatatatttaccatttataaattatgaaaatcgACTAAGATCACTTAAAAtgactttgaaaaataattgaattttataaaactaattattctaaatcgttTGGAAATTGAGAagctcgaaaattaattattatcggggggagggggggtcaaaattgggtgtcaacaattgtCCCTCGTTTTACTCGGATTAATGCAAGAAGTTagtgaaaaatgaaattgactaatccaattttgaccgaccatgTCCTCATCTTTTGGAAAAGGAatttggtacggactttaggaattatggccgaaccccgAAAGTGGGTTTCCTAcgtatctcaggctatatgagaatttaggccacttgtagttcgatacgcttgatttaacgCACGATTCTGAAAGAATTCACAATTCATCCCGATATCAAATTATGGAAAGACCAAAATGGTCGAGAATAAGATTAAGAGCAAATGTTGGAATATagccgagttttcaacattgatccCGCCTACATATTCCTCAACCTAGGAaatcaggctgcttgtagttcgactcaatcGGTTGAAAATGAGATCTCTTATGCTAAGATATCATTCGATTTCGGAAGAGTGACAAATCATTCGAGTACAAAAAAGAGGCTTTCAACCTCTTAGCCATaaatgtggcatgcttcacactcataattaagaacttacacagacataatttccaaagctcttggtgcattgttACTCAGATTGGAAAGATGCCTCCGGTGGAGACCAACATTTCTGGATGCGAAACTGAAACCAACAAACCCAAAgataaacccacatgccttctgataggggtttggtttgattgtggtggaactCATTTTtctgctcgcgtcctaagagtttggcacTCCTCTTTTGACtgtgtcccagttcgctgctaagaaaagttgcacgttgtgctgcatcctttttaATGTCGTCCtcacctgtggtttgttttgagaattcatcctcccGGATGCTCTCGATAAAGACtaagataaaactcattagcataaaaatgcaattcaaatggaaAGATAGTGTCTTTTACCGTGTGACACTTGACTTCTCTCCTTGAACATTGACGTCAACTTAATTGGGTTTgatgtaaagcaaataaagcttgtaaattatatttgcaatataatcttcaatgtactcttcttTTGATGTCGAAGCAATAAAGTAggctgatgtaatatgttgatagtttCTCTTGACGTCGTTGTTGACGGTTCTCTTAAAATATTCTTGCAAACGACAATGATGTTGATTTTCTCGCGATACATGGTTTCCTtcctcgcgatgcatgaatctttctcttgcgatgcatgactctTTATCTGCGATGTATGATTCTTCATCTTGCAATACATGGTTTCCTTCTCTGGCTATACATGATTtatttctcttgctatgcatgacttatTCTCTTACTATGCTTGactctttctcttgctatgcatgaatctttctctCACTATGCATGActcttttcccgcgatgcatgaatcttctcttgcagtGCATGAATATTTTCTTTCTATGCATGAATCTCGTCTTGCAATGcgtgaatcttctcttgcaatgcatgaatttttttccgcgatgcatgacctCTTTCTCAGGCTGCATAAATCtctttctcgcgatgcatgaatctttctcttgcaatgcattagtctcttttcttgcaatgcatgaatttttTATGATGCCTCCCTGATACCGAACAAAGATGATGCTTCACCGAAGAACATAAGTGATCTTCTGGGTATCTTTTGGATGGCGATATagtctcaatcgacaatataagTAAAAATGACTCTAAGAGTAATGATATCATTTCATTTGACAATAAGAtgtaaatgactctccgggtagtaCTATTATCATGTTCGATAATATGATTTAGATAATGTCCTCCAAGTATCtttagttgctggaaaataaataaaaatttctttcttCGAGATTTTCCTTTGTTCCATTTTCGAACATAATTTAATATTCGTTATGGACCTCGCCTTGTTGAGAATTTGAATAATGCTATTCATATTCTCAATTCTTTGTCataagaagcctaaaatatttcctgtatccacaaaaaaaaattgtcaattttgagAAGCTCTCcgcccttttgacttctccatattaATTGAGTGGAGGTATATGCTGATTTTGAGGTAAACCTATAAACCTGCATCcgcagaaaaattgttagtttttttaaaaaatgaattgatctgtgtcgatctcttcAGTTGTCTGCTCCTTGTATTACTATCTCCGGTTGACTTCTCCGATCTCCCGcctcttgatagataagacaaaatatttttatgcaaaaataattaGAACATGAAGGAAAAacttttaaggaaaatagattttcaaaagtaatgtttggaaaaagttactgccaagtgtcatgtcacgtcaagtTTAATGAATGCCATTTGGAGGTGATGTCTCGAGATCTATCTGATTATTTGctgggaagtattcaaagttgctcTAAATTTCCAATAAACcctgttgaaattttgaggtCATCCTCAAAATTTCTATCCCAGTTAACTGCCTTGGCTTATCTCGAACTATTGGTGAGCAAATCACGGAATTTTTGAaatcttctcaaaaattttgtcccaATTGCAAATCTCAAAGTAACTTTAGTCTTGGTTTGTTGAAAAGatcttcttcttgagaatttttgagtccctctcaaaagTTATGTACCAGTTTCTAtcgtaaagaaaaaatataaattttactaGAGGTATGACCGAACcattgtggcgcctacgtatcccatcgacgcaggaatcaggtcaaacgtagttcccccgAGGAATAACAGAAATAGGAAATTTACAAAGAAACTGatcgaggccgacataggccgcctacgtatctcattcttgagaattcaggtcgaacgtagttcaaatacaaaagaaaatatggaaAATATATAAAGGGGTGACCGAAGCCGACATAGGCCGCTTACGTATCTCATCCTTGAGAATttaggtcagacgtagttcattacaaaatGGGTAAAATTTTAAACGAAGCGAATACAAGCAAACAAAatgattacaaggaaatgacAAGAAATACAAACAAAAACTTCACACATAATATCTCTTGCCAGCATCTAAGTTGATTGGTTTCGGCCATTCAATGTCATCCATCTCCGACAGAACCAAGACACCTTCAGATAATACTgtgcgaaccatgtagggtccttgccaatttggtgcaaatttctcTTTATATTCATTCTGGTGAGGGAAAATGCGTTTGAGAACCAATTGACCAATTTCAAATATCCtggctcttactttcttgtggaaagcacgaatcattctctATTGATACAGTTGCCCATGACAAACAAtaaccattctcttctcatcaatcaatgttaaCTGATCAATCTGCTTGTGAACCCATTCAACATTactcaattcagcttcttgaatgattctcaatgaaggtatttcaacttctgcaggtatagctgcttctgttccatatactagcaaatatggagtagctccaGTCGACGTTCTGACAGTCTTTctgtaacccaacaaagcatatggcaacatctcgtgccaaccATTATGATtgtcaatcattttcctcagaatcttctttatgtttttgttgGCAGCTTCTAcagctccattcatttggggacgataaaCGGTCAAAtttcggtgagtaatcttgaattgttcgcatatctctctcatcaaatGACTGTTGAGATTCGCTCAATTATtagtaatgatggattctggtacACTGAACCTACATATCAAATTATTGCGAGCGAAATCAACTATAACTTTCTTGGTCACCGACTTATACGAAtgtgcttccacccacttggtgaagtagtcaatggcaaccaaaatgaatctgtgtctGTTAGAGGCGGCTGGCTCTATCGGACCAATGAcgtccatgccccaagctacaaacAACCAAGGTGAACTCATATTATTGAGTTTGTGAGGCGGCAGTCGAATCAAATCgccatgcacttgacatttatgacatttctgc
The DNA window shown above is from Solanum stenotomum isolate F172 chromosome 6, ASM1918654v1, whole genome shotgun sequence and carries:
- the LOC125868412 gene encoding uncharacterized protein LOC125868412; translation: MNGAVEAANKNIKKILRKMIDNHNGWHEMLPYALLGYRKTVRTSTGATPYLLRMIRAFHKKVRARIFEIGQLVLKRIFPHQNEYKEKFAPNWQGPYMVRTVLSEGVLVLSEMDDIEWPKPINLDAGKRYYV